In Zingiber officinale cultivar Zhangliang chromosome 3A, Zo_v1.1, whole genome shotgun sequence, the DNA window TTAGGATTGTAAATGGAGCTCGTTCCTCTTAATAAGAActtgtttatattcatttaacatatataagatcaattaaatgaataaacttTAACACATAAATATACATAAaatcaattaaatgaataaatttgaatACATAAAtatacaagatcaattaaatgaataagtttGAATATATGTGTTCAACTCATTAATGTTCATgaattatatttatcaataaattttttttcaacatattaaatgaataatttaaaaaaaataaatgaatttatattatcaagtttaataatttaaaatataaaatttttaaataataaaataaatttgaatcgaGAGTTTGATAGGAGGACAGATCTTCTGGTACGTAAATTGCGGACCAGAAGATGGTCCATATTTTTAGACTCTTGATTTAGATGGACCTTATCTATTTAAAAATGAAGTCTATTTAAATCAAGCATCCTCAGGTAATAAATCATTCAGACTAGAGGATCCCTACTGATTTGataatatttaaacaaattaaGTTTAAGTCAGGCTTTAATGAAGTTCAAACTTATAAAAAGAGGAATCTGGTATAATCTTTGTATAAACGTCTAAACGATGCCTGAAATTCACGAAATTGTACAAAAGTGATCATTTTCTTCTCAATCTTTGAATACATGTAAAATCCAATTCCAGAACCACAATTGTTAAACCGGTTGCGTAAACCGTGCCATCCGGTTCGATCCGAACAAACCAAATCGCCGGCCGAGCATCCACAGCAAGTCTCCCTCCGCCCTCTTCTTCTGCGTTGCAAAAGTTGATTACGCTCGCCCCTCATCGCCGTCCCCTCCGCCCTTTTCTTCGCTCCAGATAGAGAGAGATGGCAGCGGACTGCTGTTACGAGGTCTCCCAGATCGCCTACGTAAAGCTCGTCCTCCACGCCCTCAAGCACCCCTCCTCCGCCGTCAACGGTCTTCTCCTCGGCCGCCTCCGCCAAGACGGATCCACTGCCACCGTCGAGGTCGCCGACGCCGTACCCCTCTCCCATGCCCAGATCGGCCTTCTACCCGCCCTCGAGATTGCCCTCATCCAGGTATTCTCTCCCTATCCCATCCCATAGCCTTCCTCTTTCTCCGTCACTGGCGTCTTATGGATCGGGATCTGGGGGCAGATTGAGGAGCACTTCGAGGCGGAGGGATTGAGCGTCGTCGGTTACTACCACGCCAACGAGAGGCACAACGACTTGGAGCTTGGTAACGCCGCCAAGAAGATAGGGGATCATATCTTCCGATACTTCCCTCGTGCTGCCGTCCTCCTGGTGTGTTTCTATTTCAGTCCTTGAGCTTGTAAGGGTTTTGTTTCTTTCTACTTGATTTACTTTACTTGTTCGGTGGTAATTGCCCTAGTTGGATAATAACAAGCTGCAAAAGCTGAAGACTGGGAAGGGGAGGGATCCTGCTGTGCAGGTAATCATCGACTGATCTCCATTACCATGTAATTGTAGTGAAATTGATAATTAACTACATGATAGATTCTCTTTTCCGTCTATAATTTTGCGTTTTTTTTTTGACGTAATATGGGATTCTTACTGGTATGTGCTCTTGTAACGTTGATGCATATGTGATTAGGAATGCTTCCGGTGATCTTGGTTTACAAGTATAGGGATAAAACTAGGTCGTCGTTTTTGCCCAGGTCCATCTTTTTCATTTACTCGATTGAAGATATGACTGAGCATGTCTTTATAACAACATAATGTTGAATATGCGATCGACTAGGCATTAGACCCCAGTAAGACCTAACCATAAGAATTGTACCGtgcataaatttttttataatccaTCAAAAGAGCATGTATTTTTTTACATCAAataaagtgttagttataatctTCCATCCTTGCAGAAATTTCACTCAATCTCTCTTCGTGGCTCATGCTAACATCCTCTAAATATAGATATGCTCATCCTAGTCTCTGCTGACAAGGAATAATAGTGACAATGTATTAGCGACATATTCAATGCAATTTCCCTGATCTTAATAGGTACAACATGTAAGAGACATGCTCAATGCAATCCCCCTAATCTTAATACTTGCAACGGATTAGCGACATGCTCAATACAATTCCCTGAATAAGATTAGGAATAATAGTTGCAATGTATCGGCGGCATGCTCAATACAGTTCCCTGAGCATGATCAAACATGAGATATAAAAGGTAAGAGTTCAAACAATAaactatattatttaattaagaagCAAGTAGGATAATATCTCAATGACATAGCGATGCACATGCGAGTACAAGTGTAATTCATAACATAAGAAGCATGAGCATGCACCGCGAATTTCATAAATCTAAATAAAGAGCTATTGCAATCAAGAACATAGTATCATGAAACAGATAAAGAATGAACATTAAAATAGTATCCAATCTGGTCGGCATAAAATATCATTGATCTCATGATTTTTAAAGATGACTAACCTATCATAACCTCTAGATGAGATCCTTTAGGGTGATGCTATCAGATGTGAGTTCTTGGTGACTTGTCTCCATGTTCCATGTTCCTATGTAACCCTGGGTGGGAAATATTTTCTATTGATTTTGTTTGAATTGGATTTAAGTAATTAAAAGATATATAATTGGATGCATGGTCCTCTCTCTGTTATCTTACTTTCTGAAATAAAAGGCTAAGTGCTGATGTGTATTTATGGCTGTCATTTCTGAGTTGTGTATGTCTGTCTACTATGACTATAATCTCTTGATAACTTTGACATTGTAAATTTATGGATTTTTAATTTATTGAGTGTAGCTTGAATCAAAAATATAGTTTATAGACTATAGCAATACCTTGGTAGTGTTTTCTTATTGATGTATTTCTGTCATGAATTCTTGATTGTATTTCATACTGTGATCAAGTATCCACCAACTGTAAGCATTGTAACTTCTTGGTAACATATTGATTCTCAAATTCTGAACCCTCACAGCTATACACAAGGGATTCATCACGAAGTTGGCGTCAAACTGGATCCGATGGAAGCAACCAATTGACCTTGAAAGAGCCTACAGCTAATATAGTTTTGTTCGACTATATTTCTTCTGAAAAATGGCAGCAGATTGTTGACTTTGATGACCATCTTGATGACATTAGCAAGTCAGTActgcttttttattattttggccAAGTTTACCATAATTATTCAGGCTAAACATTTTTACATCTAATATTTTGCAGGGACTGGCTGAATCCTGGCTTGTTTGATTAGTTGTGGTAGGGTTTTCTTAAATTTCATTGGTATGTTATGGATATATTATCCTTAAAGACACTCACATGCCTGCAAATCTTTGTTATTTTTTGAAGATCTGGTTCTTTTGGATAAGACTGTTATGCTCAAATAAAAAAACCTACTAAACTGATCGAATGACCTTAGCTTGGTAATTCTTAGTACCCGTGAAAGAAATTGTATTGTGCTTCTCTCCCTTATTATCGTTATTCACTGATCCATTATTTTCCTTCTGCTCATAAAAAAAAGTATTTTGGTGTGGATttcaatatttatttattttttctaataagCAGGAAACAATCTTTCAACTCATTAAAGTGTCTGAAATGGCTGAGTTTTGGGGTGACTAAACCCATGCTTCATGTTTATCCTTTGTTGGCATCGACTTGAAACTCTTGGTTGGTTTGTTTCGACAAATTTCCATGTTAGTGGTGTTATGTTCATCTCCAATTAGTCACCCATGCTCTATATTCTTTCTCCATTGTCATTATTAGCCCTCTTGGTCGATTTGTTTTCGATAAACAAACTGTGTTTGTTCTCAGTGTATCTCTAACTTGCAAGTTGCTACTCTTGAGAGGAGGCAAATAACTGCTATTTTCTCATGGGGCATTGCTACTGTCAGAGTTGCTAAATTGACTGGAGGGTTAGGAAATCTTCCACACCTGAAGCCGGGCAAGATGTTGCCCTGGGCCGTGTCTGACCGATATGCCAACATATGCACGTCTGCATTTAACTCGCTTAGATTTTGATCCAATTTACTTGTCTTGATCAACCAACCTAACCAGTTCACTTGGCCTTTCAGTTTGACCAACTCACTTAGTCGATTTCTTGATCTTCTGGAGAAGTATGAGAGGTGGTTGTTTGCCCTATGGCCGATGCTAGTGGTTCGATTCTGCTTCTCTTTTGGCTCGTCAACATATTTCATAgcactttttttttaatatatattttgtttgtttaatcaAGTATTTATTTATTCACTTAATTGAGATTACATTGACTGAATCAATGTTTCTTTTTTCAtattaaacatttttaaaaatttttaatcaattgttTATTTCTCAGCATTTtcctgtatttatttatttacatatctaATTTTTAATCAATCGCTGCTAGTATATTTGGAgtttttcatttgaatttattGTTTAAGTTTATACGTGTACATTGATATATTTAATTACATGTACTTttatagattttaaaataatttcattcATGTATTAGTTTATTCTTTGAGTCATCCCATCTTATCATTTCATCAATACTATGGAAAATGTTTTCATGTCATAACAAAACAAAACTACAAAATAGTAGTTAAGCCCGGAGATGTAAACAATGGGATGGACTTTTTTTAATAATAAGGATTTAAATTTCGTCTGAGTATATTACATTTGAAGAGTTTAAACTATTTGtgatatttaattatttgttagAATTCATCTTACTTTTTGATTTACTAAtgatgaaaatttttaaaattataaaaaaattagaaaacattaattcaaggataaaaaattaaatattagtggCGCTTGTTGTCATTTCAGATTTATAGTCTGTCGGGACCTCTAGGACTACTTGGACCAAAAGTTTAAATacctgatttttttaaaaaaaaataagaaattaaaatttctacGTAATGCAATGATAAAATACTCAGAAgtactaataaaaaaattagagtTTTACTTGATAGATAAACTTGagggaaataataataataataataataataataataataataataataataataataataaaagaaggcCAGCTGATGACCATTGCCATATCAACATGCAGCAATTTCCACAAGTCCAAATCGTCTTCCCTCTCCAATAAACTTTGCAACAAGTTAAGCCATAACATGACAAGAATGTTGATAAGAGAACATGTGAGGTCGctgttaaaaaaacaaaaaaatcttctatcacaagaaactattttttttattttataattaattcaaaacaATAGGCTGTAGCACTCGGTTTTCAGTTTCCCATCATTATTTTTTCTCATCTTCTTATTAATTTCAGGCGAAGGGATTGGAGACATGTTACATGTAATGGCACCTTCGAATTCATAGATATGAACACAATAACATAGAGCACGGGACCACTTGTGCATGGCTCTATCTCTATTAATGATgactatatttttaaatttacttcAATCCCGGCCCCTATAAACTACTCGATCGTGTAGACAACTAAGAAGAGAAGGGCGAGGAAGGAAGAAGAGTTGAGTTAACCATTGCAATGGGGGTTCGCTTGGCGGCTGTTCTTTGCGTGAAGGAGATGCTTCAACAATCTCTCAAAAGCAACCGTAGTTCCTTGGCTTCGGACATTCCAAAAAAGGGCTACTTCACGGTGTACGTGGGGGAGACGGAGAAGCGGTTCGTCGTCCCGATAGCTTACTTGCAAGATCCTATGTTTCAAAGCTTGTTGCATAAAGCCGAAGAAGAGTATGGATTTGACCACCCCAGAGGGCTACTTAGAGTTCCATGCAATGAAGATACGTTCACCATTATCACTTCACAAATCATGTGTTGAGGAGGACCACTACGATTATATTAtgttatttttgttttaaaagctTTTGATGAGTTGTATAAGAGCATAGAAGGATGATAAAATCTAATTTCATTTTTGGTCATCTTTGTCGATAAGTTTGGGATGATTCAAGTGTCACAAATGAACAATCTCCTCGTTTCCTAAATCCTACTTCCAATTATATGCCTACTCTTGTGAGTGGACATCGTTCAAAAAAGTTTGTATGCGATAAGCTTACATAAGTGAAATTCATTATCCCAATAGTCTCAACAGTCGATCATATTATCATATGTGGAGAGATATATCGAAAAATCATAATTGACCACtataaaaaagaatatttttctAGACTTTGTCCATTATAGTAATATTTATCTAGTAGCTAATTCAACCATGCCCCAGAAATAGCTTGCTTTAATTAGGTTTCGAAATTCGAAGAGGTGTGGGTACCCGTACATCAACTAACATTTGTTCgacagattttttttaataatcaaacTCACATATATTCAGACGATACTTTTCTTAACTAAGCAGCCTCTTGGATTGTTGTTCGACCTTCAATTTCGTCGATTGCTCTTTTTTTAACCAAGATTTTACTCAGGCATATATTTATCATGctatttaacatttttaaaattttttttccaattaTTGGCAATAAGaagaataataattaaattaaaaactataaGTTGATAATAGAATACATTGATTTCGAAATGCGGGGATAGCTCAGTTGGGAGAGCGTCAGACTGAAGATCTGAAGGCCGCGAGTTCGATCCACGCTCACCGCATTCTGTTTTTTCCTATTTTGTTTTCTTTAAAACAACCCTCTATTTCGAACTTTTCACattaaatgtttttgaaaaaatcatCGACATAATACCGAGGACGAAATTGAGAAATATACGAGACTATAAGTTTTAAAGTGAAACTTCGGGTACTTACCGCACGTGCCATTCCTCCTCACTCGTGCTCCATCGCATACTCTTCGCGTTCGCATGGTTTGGGCTGagagggcggcggcggcggcgacgacGACGACAACGGCGACGGCGGTGTTGGAGATCGAATTAGATACCGAATTTCTTCTGTAGGAATAGGTTGCCTGCGTCTCACAACCGATGCCACTTCTTTCGCTTGCGAATCCCTCGTCCCCAGCTGGCCACGAGATGCTCCTCTTAAGATCCACCTCCGTTTTCCGCTCCGTCTCTCGCCGGATCTCGACCGTCCGCATGGCTGCTATCTCCACTTCCGGGGAGAAGGGTGCTTCGCCTGTTGGGCAAGTGCAGCTCCCGCCTAGCCCCCCTCCGGTTCAGGTGCGAATTCGATTTGCGATTTAGGTTTTTTTTTGTGGCCGGGCCATTGCTTAATGCCTGCGATTGCGCTTTCAAAGGTGAAGCCATTAGTCATTGATCGGGCTGTCTTTGTATAAAAATGTGCAAGAAATCGATGGTAGTAGTAGTAATAGTTTGATTTGTACTGCTTAGTGTTTGTTGAGATAAAAACTAACAAAATTCTTAATTTTGGTCGGCAGCCTCACCTTCCACAAAGTTGAATCCACAATTATGCAAAGCCCCCAGTTATTTGTAATGCGTATAGCCATCGTCTGAGTGCCAGAGTCCTGCCATGTCTATTTCTTACTGTCTTCTATGCACAGCACGATAATGGTTTATCCTGAAATTTATCACCTGTCGAGTCTTTTTGAGTAACCTGAATACCTGATTAAGCCCAACATTTCATTACAGTGTCATGGAATGACATAGATTAATGGGAGAAGTTATATGTCAATTTGACCAACTGGAATCAAAGTAATTTAGAGCCAATATGAGCAGGCTCTCTTATGGTATTCGAGAACTCTTACCACATAAATATGATGCACTAATTTCTCCGAGGATCACATCACATAATTACAAACTTGAATATGCAATTTGGAAAATGGCTTTTGCATGATCTCTTCCATTTA includes these proteins:
- the LOC122052587 gene encoding ER membrane protein complex subunit 8/9 homolog produces the protein MAADCCYEVSQIAYVKLVLHALKHPSSAVNGLLLGRLRQDGSTATVEVADAVPLSHAQIGLLPALEIALIQIEEHFEAEGLSVVGYYHANERHNDLELGNAAKKIGDHIFRYFPRAAVLLLDNNKLQKLKTGKGRDPAVQLYTRDSSRSWRQTGSDGSNQLTLKEPTANIVLFDYISSEKWQQIVDFDDHLDDISKDWLNPGLFD
- the LOC122050719 gene encoding auxin-induced protein 15A-like; amino-acid sequence: MGVRLAAVLCVKEMLQQSLKSNRSSLASDIPKKGYFTVYVGETEKRFVVPIAYLQDPMFQSLLHKAEEEYGFDHPRGLLRVPCNEDTFTIITSQIMC